From a single Fulvivirga ulvae genomic region:
- a CDS encoding family 43 glycosylhydrolase, with product MKVNITTVILSIVACAMLNAQARKDTKFTNTDKFMNPVFSGDYPDPSILADGDDYYVVHSSFEYYPGLTIWHSKDLISWNPIKSALTKYIGSVWAPDLVKHNGKYYIYFPANNTNYVIVADAIDGKWSDPIDLKIGNIDPGHVADDKGNRYLYFSSGGYVQLSKDGLSVVGEFKHVYDGWPIPRDWTIECFCMEGPKLFKRGQYYYLTVAEGGTAGPATGHMVISARSKSPLGPWENSPYNPIIRAQSTSDRWWSVGHGTVFENASHEWWMMFHGYEKDHYNMGRQTLLAPVEWTEDGWYKLPDDFDLEKPTARPAQKPFKSTYSLNDDFEGNELDMQWKFFGKYDPGRYNIANNSIEIIAKGGSIPESLPLLTIPADHSYSAQVEIEIEGDAIAGLVLFYNHKIYSGILADHKNILANLRGWQFPTEKDVINDHVYLKLKNVNNVVDMYYSTDGTRWVKIENSFDASGYHHNVLSDFLSLRIGLVSMGRGKVRFKDFKYEPIK from the coding sequence ATGAAAGTAAATATTACAACTGTGATCTTGTCAATTGTAGCCTGTGCGATGCTGAATGCGCAAGCCCGGAAGGATACCAAATTTACAAATACAGATAAATTTATGAATCCTGTATTTTCAGGGGATTACCCGGATCCGAGTATTTTAGCAGATGGTGACGACTATTATGTCGTTCACTCTTCTTTTGAATATTATCCCGGTCTAACTATCTGGCACTCAAAAGACCTGATCAGCTGGAACCCTATTAAAAGCGCATTAACCAAATATATCGGTTCTGTATGGGCTCCTGACCTTGTAAAGCATAATGGTAAATACTACATCTATTTCCCTGCTAACAATACCAACTATGTTATAGTTGCTGATGCTATCGATGGGAAATGGAGTGATCCAATTGATCTGAAAATCGGAAATATTGACCCGGGGCATGTAGCAGATGATAAGGGTAACAGATACCTGTATTTCAGCAGCGGCGGATATGTGCAGTTATCTAAGGATGGTTTATCGGTAGTGGGCGAATTTAAACATGTATATGACGGATGGCCTATTCCTAGGGATTGGACGATTGAATGTTTTTGTATGGAAGGGCCAAAATTATTTAAAAGAGGCCAATACTATTATTTGACTGTGGCGGAAGGTGGAACCGCAGGCCCTGCTACAGGTCACATGGTTATTTCTGCACGCTCAAAATCACCTTTAGGGCCATGGGAAAATTCTCCATACAACCCGATTATCCGGGCTCAGAGCACTTCTGACAGATGGTGGTCAGTGGGGCATGGTACTGTTTTTGAAAATGCCAGCCATGAATGGTGGATGATGTTTCATGGATACGAAAAAGACCACTACAATATGGGGCGCCAGACTTTGCTGGCCCCGGTAGAGTGGACCGAGGATGGTTGGTATAAATTGCCCGATGACTTTGATCTGGAAAAACCAACTGCAAGACCGGCACAAAAGCCTTTTAAATCTACCTATTCGCTTAATGATGATTTTGAGGGTAATGAACTTGACATGCAATGGAAATTTTTTGGCAAGTATGATCCGGGCCGTTACAATATCGCAAACAATAGTATTGAGATTATAGCTAAAGGCGGTTCAATACCAGAGAGTTTACCGTTACTTACTATACCGGCAGATCATTCGTATTCAGCCCAGGTTGAAATTGAAATTGAAGGTGATGCCATTGCCGGGTTAGTATTGTTTTATAACCACAAGATATATTCCGGGATACTGGCTGATCATAAAAATATACTGGCAAATCTGCGAGGCTGGCAATTTCCCACAGAGAAAGATGTAATTAATGATCATGTGTATCTAAAGCTTAAAAATGTTAATAATGTAGTAGATATGTATTACAGCACAGACGGTACAAGATGGGTTAAAATTGAAAATTCTTTTGATGCATCGGGTTACCATCATAACGTATTAAGCGATTTTTTGAGCTTGCGCATCGGCCTGGTATCTATGGGGCGCGGCAAAGTAAGATTTAAGGATTTTAAGTACGAGCCAATAAAATAA
- a CDS encoding porin family protein encodes MKKIFIYILTLGIATGTYAGDNDHPENGDKPLAQLSPMKIRDRAARPDVPGTFLIDIGWNMLQSAPDAFETSLIGSRTINMYYYYDVPIGNSNFVFMPGIGVGLNKFKFDDDVTLVQDVDNNGNTVVTLEELNEDWDVKKSQLAANYIDIPLELRFYTNPDDKKRSFNVSVGGRAGIRFSSHTKLKYETDDENIKTKVKKDYGLNRFRYGVTGRVGIGGFNLFYYHGLSEMFDDGPEDTENMTNITIGLSFTGF; translated from the coding sequence ATGAAAAAAATTTTTATTTACATACTTACTTTAGGCATTGCCACCGGTACTTATGCAGGAGACAATGACCATCCTGAAAATGGTGATAAACCATTGGCTCAACTGTCCCCCATGAAGATCAGAGACAGGGCAGCCCGACCTGACGTTCCCGGTACATTTTTAATTGATATTGGTTGGAATATGCTCCAAAGTGCTCCGGACGCATTTGAAACCAGCCTTATAGGATCACGAACTATCAACATGTACTACTATTATGATGTACCAATTGGTAATTCAAATTTTGTATTTATGCCTGGTATTGGCGTTGGTCTTAACAAATTCAAATTTGACGATGATGTTACCTTAGTTCAGGATGTTGACAATAACGGCAACACAGTAGTTACCCTTGAAGAGTTGAATGAAGACTGGGATGTTAAAAAATCTCAGCTTGCAGCCAACTATATTGATATCCCTCTTGAATTGCGTTTTTATACTAACCCCGATGATAAAAAAAGGAGCTTTAATGTAAGTGTTGGAGGAAGAGCCGGCATCAGATTTAGCTCTCATACTAAATTAAAGTATGAAACTGATGATGAGAACATTAAAACCAAAGTAAAAAAGGACTATGGTCTCAACAGATTTCGCTATGGAGTTACAGGAAGAGTAGGCATTGGCGGCTTCAACCTTTTCTATTACCATGGCCTTTCAGAGATGTTCGATGATGGACCCGAGGACACTGAGAACATGACGAATATAACCATCGGACTTTCCTTTACAGGATTCTAA
- a CDS encoding enoyl-CoA hydratase/isomerase family protein — protein MYEFLKYENNNGVAVITLNRPEVYNALNDGITYELQDVFKQVGKDDSVRVIVLTGEGKAFCSGQDLKASSGQEKRSFIDSLHKRYNPIIRAMRNLPKPIICRLNGVAAGAGCSIALACDLIVAAEEAMLTEVFVNIGLVLDSGSSYFLPRLVGSAKAFELSTMGSRIKGKEAYDIGLVNKVVPAGQLDEAVKVYTDYYAQAPTRAIGLMKKMLNKSGNSTLDEMLEYEAYCQEIAGNSEDYKEGVTAFLEKRKSEFKGK, from the coding sequence ATGTACGAATTTTTAAAATATGAAAATAACAACGGGGTTGCCGTAATAACACTTAACAGGCCTGAAGTATATAATGCCCTTAATGATGGTATCACATATGAGCTGCAGGATGTGTTCAAGCAGGTCGGTAAGGATGATTCTGTTCGGGTTATTGTGCTTACTGGTGAAGGTAAAGCCTTTTGCTCAGGACAAGACCTCAAGGCTTCTTCAGGTCAGGAAAAGAGATCTTTTATAGATTCTCTTCACAAACGCTATAATCCCATTATCCGGGCTATGAGAAATCTGCCGAAGCCGATCATCTGTCGATTGAATGGTGTAGCCGCCGGTGCGGGATGCTCTATAGCTTTGGCCTGTGATCTGATTGTGGCTGCAGAAGAAGCCATGCTTACAGAGGTGTTTGTTAATATAGGTTTAGTACTCGACTCGGGTTCATCTTATTTTCTACCGCGCCTGGTAGGTAGTGCCAAAGCTTTCGAATTAAGTACTATGGGTTCAAGAATAAAGGGGAAAGAAGCTTATGATATAGGGCTGGTAAATAAAGTTGTACCCGCTGGTCAGCTTGATGAGGCTGTAAAAGTTTACACTGATTATTATGCTCAGGCTCCCACCAGGGCTATTGGGTTAATGAAGAAAATGTTGAATAAATCAGGAAATTCTACACTTGATGAAATGCTCGAGTATGAAGCTTATTGTCAGGAGATTGCTGGTAATTCGGAAGATTATAAAGAGGGAGTTACAGCTTTTTTGGAAAAAAGAAAGTCAGAGTTTAAAGGGAAATAA
- a CDS encoding PA-phosphatase translates to MLKNLANIISVVFHPLLMTTLLVASLYFFAPTSILPVSSDSILLILLLVLILTYILPLLSVGMLKLTKSISSIHLHNRKERIMPFFFITVYYGLTAYFFSEKLVLGNALVIMLGSITATIFLVTVISMFFKISAHATGTAGVLGFFVAIHFRYLDSLLFWPIITALILHGVVSSARLYLDTHSPEEVHFGALLGFIVNFGAAYIFT, encoded by the coding sequence GTGCTGAAAAATCTGGCCAATATCATTTCAGTGGTGTTCCATCCATTATTGATGACGACACTATTAGTAGCATCGTTGTATTTCTTTGCTCCTACGAGTATACTTCCTGTCAGCAGCGATTCCATTCTGTTGATTTTGCTACTGGTACTTATTCTGACCTATATTCTTCCTTTGCTTAGTGTAGGTATGCTGAAGTTAACCAAGAGTATAAGCAGTATTCACCTTCACAACAGGAAGGAAAGAATAATGCCTTTTTTCTTCATTACCGTGTATTATGGGCTTACCGCTTATTTCTTCTCTGAAAAACTTGTACTGGGTAACGCCCTGGTGATTATGTTGGGTTCTATAACTGCAACGATTTTTTTAGTTACCGTTATCAGTATGTTTTTCAAAATAAGTGCACATGCAACAGGCACAGCCGGAGTACTTGGTTTTTTTGTAGCCATTCACTTCAGGTACCTCGATAGCCTGTTATTCTGGCCGATAATCACTGCGTTGATCCTGCATGGTGTTGTTAGCTCTGCCAGACTATATCTGGATACACATAGCCCGGAAGAAGTTCATTTTGGTGCCCTTTTAGGATTTATTGTTAATTTCGGGGCAGCTTATATTTTCACATAA